A genomic region of Arachis hypogaea cultivar Tifrunner chromosome 5, arahy.Tifrunner.gnm2.J5K5, whole genome shotgun sequence contains the following coding sequences:
- the LOC112802153 gene encoding uncharacterized protein, with protein sequence MFDGLLGRGFAAKCKSLIKQTKNRIDVIRRRRKATEKFLKRDIADLLANRLEDNAYNRAEGLIAELTLSSCYDFIEQSCDFVLKHLSVLQKLSGCPEECREAISTLMFAAARFSDLPELRDLRQMFQERYGDLECYVNQEFAANLNSKIFTLEMKVRLMQDIASEFSIKWDSKAFELRMSKSVAFAQGKNTVKHNHPTDNKPLHENDAASKGVKHDIFLQRSPGYPNDEHRLHYGKEAVVSKRDENDLRSKSKQPENGFNQPNSCDEVYQKRDGRSDPSPQRVDVTSKKSDRGYWKEGSMLKPTGSSSRDNIVEQFQGGSNLHNSWGNAIPLRESKDTATSRKSPGRAGFPSSNNANEPFAHGGVHERQAQRDETPRVKSYYNNAIPPPYVKHNSKRTIRENNLVSSGIPAYPSAPENPNAGSSSERTQLGSDNSEQDQQANGHSRPNKQSHENELSVREDAAESPSLKHKSVRRKHSKSRSNNDDGSNEDAEVGRKSRSRRRDESKRGLQILFDDERHKTDEDERIIDRLLIHYSKKPSIPLPEKSRRKSKTRHGHQIDNSSVKNGTLGGPDETPGIATHPPRSASLPHEESGAMEVNKVKLFNRAATFQADGSKEARHVHPKLPDYDDLAARMAALRGS encoded by the exons ATGTTCGACGGCCTCCTCGGTCGGGGATTCGCCGCGAAATG caAATCGTTGATTAAACAGACGAAGAATCGGATCGATGTgataaggaggaggaggaaggcgACGGAGAAGTTTCTTAAGAGAGACATCGCTGATCTGCTTGCGAATCGCTTAGAGGACAATGCTTACAACAGa GCTGAAGGGTTGATTGCTGAGTTGACACTGTCATCTTGTTATGATTTTATTGAGCAATCATGCGATTTTGTGTTGAAACACCTCTCAGTGCTGCAGAAACTAAG TGGATGCCCTGAGGAATGTAGGGAGGCTATATCCACTCTGATGTTTGCCGCGGCAAGATTTTCTGATTTACCAGAGTTGCGTGATCTTCGGCAAATGTTTCAGGAGAGATACGGGGACCTAGAATGTTATGTTAATCAAGAG TTTGCAGCAAATTTGAATTCGAAGATTTTTACACTGGAGATGAAGGTCCGCTTGATGCAGGATATTGCTTCAGAATTTTCAATAAAGTGGGACTCCAAAGCTTTTGAGCTGAGGATGTCAAAATCAGTTGCATTTGCTCAG GGAAAAAATACAGTCAAGCATAATCATCCGACAGATAATAAACCATTACATGAAAATGATGCGGCCTCGAAAGGAGTCAAACATGATATTTTTTTACAGAGAAGTCCTGGCTATCCAAATGATGAGCACAGACTCCACTATGGCAAGGAAGCTGTTGTTTCgaaaagagatgaaaatgatcTTCGTTCTAAATCCAAACAACCTGAAAATGGATTCAATCAGCCAAATAGTTGTGACGAGGTCTATCAGAAAAGGGATGGTCGCAGTGATCCGTCACCACAAAGGGTAGATGTTACATCTAAGAAGAGTGATAGAGGATATTGGAAGGAGGGTAGTATGCTAAAACCAACTGGATCTTCATCTCGGGATAACATAGTGGAACAATTCCAAGGTGGTTCCAATCTGCATAATAGTTGGGGGAATGCCATCCCTTTAAGAGAAAGCAAGGACACTGCCACTTCTAGGAAGTCTCCTGGTCGTGCTGGATTTCCTTCAAGTAACAATGCGAATGAACCATTTGCTCATGGTGGCGTACATGAGAGACAAGCCCAAAGGGATGAAACTCCTAGGGTAAAGTCCTACTACAATAATGCCATCCCACCCCCTTATGTCAAGCATAACTCTAAACGCACCATACGTGAAAACAACTTGGTATCTTCTGGCATCCCTGCATATCCTTCAGCACCGGAGAATCCCAATGCTGGGTCCTCATCTGAGAGGACCCAGTTGGGTTCGGATAATTCTGAACAAGATCAGCAGGCCAATGGACATTCAAGACCAAATAAACAGAGTCATGAAAATGAGCTATCTGTTCGTGAAGATGCTGCAGAATCCCCTTCATTAAAACACAAATCTGTGAGGAGGAAGCACTCAAAATCACGATCTAATAACGACGATGGCAGTAATGAAGATGCTGAAGTTGGTAGAAAATCAAGGAGCAGGAGACGAGATGAATCAAAGCGTGGCTTGCAAATCTTGTTTGATGATGAGCGGCATAAGACTGATGAAGATGAGAGGATAATAGATAGGTTGCTGATCCATTATAGCAAAAAGCCATCCATCCCTTTGCCTGAAAAATCAAGAAGAAAGTCTAAAACTCGCCATGGACATCAAATTGATAACTCTTCTGTGAAAAATGGAACCTTAGGAGGACCTGATGAGACACCAGGGATTGCGACTCATCCACCGAGATCAGCATCCCTTCCTCATGAAGAATCAGGAGCTATGGAAGTTAACAAAGTCAAACTATTCAATCGTGCTGCTACGTTTCAGGCAGATGGATCAAAAGAAGCTCGGCATGTGCATCCCAAGTTACCTGACTATGATGATTTAGCTGCTAGGATGGCAGCCTTGAGAGGATCATAA